Proteins encoded in a region of the Myxococcota bacterium genome:
- a CDS encoding right-handed parallel beta-helix repeat-containing protein — protein sequence MTDHTSGSASARASRGGLRALRSGLGLAAALAVASLAGGARAATICVDPGKAGCQTTIQGGIGAASAGDTLTIAKGFYNENAVVPSGKNGLVIIGPRTAVIDADAPLVGDALTIDSSGVTVAGLTIRNGDADGIVANGTNVLIDGVTLTGLDGDCIVVNGQGGIVQGSTLRGCGDNAIQANSADDLQLLGNRISHCDETCIEVVGDDAIIEKNTVSMAQDDHAILVAGNNVEIVGNRLDGASAELVSVAGDNALVSGNRLANAGGGVSVAGANPVVAKNAAESLGGGGWAVDVTCTGSCGNALVESNRVKDAADDTGGISVTGNAAGMVVRKNRVERTEDFGFQVNGGAPVDFQSNAATTVGGDRSTACIDVNGAGGHAIARNRGTDCHGDGIDVSGTGHTLTRNQVRSAIQNGLHLSSGSGHTVDANKVQDANGAGLAVESAVTSSSADGNSVKRVRNGLCNKSVSTTVTNHTAKQTDTADEIGGGGSCPI from the coding sequence ATGACGGACCACACGTCGGGTTCTGCGTCGGCCCGCGCGTCGCGCGGCGGACTGCGGGCGCTGCGCAGCGGCCTCGGTCTCGCGGCGGCGCTCGCGGTCGCGAGCCTCGCGGGCGGCGCGCGCGCCGCCACCATCTGCGTGGATCCGGGCAAGGCCGGCTGCCAGACGACCATCCAGGGCGGGATCGGCGCGGCGAGCGCCGGCGACACGCTGACGATCGCGAAGGGCTTCTACAACGAGAACGCGGTCGTCCCGAGCGGCAAGAACGGCCTCGTCATCATCGGCCCGCGCACGGCCGTGATCGACGCGGACGCCCCGCTCGTCGGCGACGCGCTCACGATCGACTCGAGCGGCGTCACCGTCGCGGGCCTCACGATCCGCAACGGCGACGCGGACGGCATCGTCGCGAACGGCACGAACGTCCTGATCGACGGCGTGACGCTGACCGGCCTCGACGGCGACTGCATCGTCGTCAACGGACAGGGCGGCATCGTGCAGGGCAGCACGCTGCGCGGCTGCGGCGACAACGCGATCCAGGCGAACAGCGCCGACGACCTCCAGCTCCTCGGCAACCGCATCTCGCACTGCGACGAGACCTGCATCGAGGTCGTGGGCGACGACGCGATCATCGAGAAGAACACGGTGTCGATGGCGCAGGACGACCACGCGATCCTCGTCGCCGGCAACAACGTCGAGATCGTCGGCAACCGCCTCGACGGCGCGTCGGCGGAGCTCGTCTCCGTCGCGGGCGACAACGCGCTCGTCTCGGGCAACCGGCTCGCGAACGCCGGCGGCGGGGTCTCGGTCGCCGGCGCGAACCCGGTCGTCGCGAAGAACGCGGCGGAGAGCCTCGGCGGCGGCGGGTGGGCCGTCGACGTCACGTGCACGGGGAGCTGCGGCAACGCGCTCGTCGAGAGCAACCGCGTGAAGGACGCCGCCGACGACACCGGCGGCATCTCCGTCACGGGCAACGCCGCCGGCATGGTCGTGCGCAAGAACCGCGTCGAGCGCACCGAGGACTTCGGCTTCCAGGTGAACGGCGGCGCGCCGGTCGACTTCCAGTCGAACGCGGCGACGACGGTCGGCGGAGACCGCAGCACGGCGTGCATCGACGTGAACGGCGCGGGCGGTCACGCGATCGCGCGCAACCGCGGAACGGACTGCCACGGCGACGGCATCGACGTCAGCGGCACGGGCCACACGCTGACGCGCAACCAGGTGCGGAGCGCGATCCAGAACGGCCTCCACCTGTCGAGCGGCTCGGGCCACACGGTCGACGCCAACAAGGTGCAGGACGCGAACGGCGCGGGGCTCGCCGTCGAGAGCGCGGTGACGAGCTCGTCGGCGGACGGCAACTCCGTGAAGCGCGTCCGCAATGGCCTGTGCAACAAGAGCGTCTCGACGACGGTGACGAACCACACCGCGAAGCAGACCGACACGGCGGACGAGATCGGCGGCGGCGGGAGCTGCCCGATCTGA